From a single Populus trichocarpa isolate Nisqually-1 chromosome 17, P.trichocarpa_v4.1, whole genome shotgun sequence genomic region:
- the LOC7467899 gene encoding serine carboxypeptidase-like 25, whose protein sequence is MVMAEKQIFVSIVFVLLLVVFSSASHHHAVNEEEEADRISSLPGQPKVSFQQFSGYVTVNKAVGRALFYWLTEAVHDPLSKPLVVWLNGGPGCSSVAYGASEEIGPFRINKTASGLYLNKFSWNSVANLLFLETPAGVGFSYSNRSSDVLDTGDVRTAMDSLEFLLGWMNRFPRFKHREVYLTGESYAGHYVPQLAREITKYNKRSKHPINLKGFMVGNAVTDNYYDNLGTVTYWWSHAMISDKTYQQLVNTCDFRRQKESDECESLYSYAMDQEFGNIDQYNIYSPPCNNSDGSTSTRHTIRLPHHPHKVFRQISGYDPCTEKYAEIYYNRPDVQKELHANVTNIPYKWTACSEVLNRNWNDSDVSVLPIYREMLASGLRIWVFSGDVDSVVPVTATRFSLANLKLETKIPWYPWYVKKQVGGWTEVYEGLTFATVRGAGHEVPLFKPRAALQLFKSFLKGDPLPRS, encoded by the exons ATGGTCATGGCTGAAAAACAGATCTTTGTTTCCATTGTCTTTGTTTTGCTCTTAGTTGTTTTCTCTAGTGCTAGTCATCACCACGCAgtgaatgaagaagaagaagcagacaGGATATCCTCACTTCCTGGCCAGCCTAAGGTCTCTTTTCAACAATTCTCTGGCTATGTTACAGTAAACAAAGCTGTTGGTAGAGCTCTCTTTTACTGGCTCACCGAGGCTGTCCATGACCCCTTGTCTAAACCCTTGGTTGTTTGGCTCAATGGAG GTCCTGGTTGCTCTTCTGTGGCGTATGGTGCTTCTGAGGAGATAGGCCCATTTAGAATCAACAAGACTGCCTCGGGATTATACCTCAACAAGTTTTCATGGAACTCTGTGGCCAACCTCTTGTTCCTGGAAACTCCTGCTGGTGTTGGCTTCTCTTACAGCAACCGGTCCTCTGATGTGCTTGACACTGGCGATGTTCGCACTG CCATGGACTCACTGGAGTTCCTGCTTGGATGGATGAATCGCTTCCCGCGATTCAAGCACCGGGAAGTGTACCTTACTGGCGAGAGTTATGCAGGCCATTATGTTCCTCAGCTGGCTAGAGAAATTACAAAGTACAATAAAAGGTCCAAGCATCCAATAAATCTCAAAGGATTTATG GTTGGGAATGCAGTTACAGACAACTATTATGACAACCTTGGAACAGTGACATACTGGTGGAGCCATGCAATGATCTCTGATAAAACATATCAGCAGCTCGTCAACACTTGTGATTTTCGAAGGCAGAAGGAGTCAGACGAATGTGAATCATTGTATAGTTATGCCATGGATCAAGAATTTGGCAATATTGACCAGTACAACATTTATTCACCCCCTTGTAACAACTCTGATGGCAGCACCTCCACTCGTCACACTATTCGATTGCCTCACCATCCCCAtaag gttttccgacaaatatctggCTATGATCCTTGTACTGAAAAATATGCTGAGATCTATTACAATAGGCCGGATGTGCAGAAAGAACTTCATGCCAATGTGACCAACATTCCATACAAGTGGACTGCTTGCAG TGAGGTCCTAAATCGCAACTGGAACGACTCGGATGTTTCAGTTCTCCCAATTTACAGAGAAATGCTTGCTAGTGGATTGAGGATTTGGGTATTCAG TGGCGACGTCGACTCAGTGGTCCCAGTTACAGCTACTAGATTCTCCCTTGCAAATCTTAAATTAGAAACAAAGATCCCATGGTATCCTTGGTATGTTAAGAAGCAG GTGGGAGGCTGGACAGAGGTATACGAAGGGCTGACTTTTGCAACAGTGAGAGGGGCTGGCCATGAAGTGCCACTTTTCAAGCCCAGAGCAGCTCTTCAGCTATTCAAATCATTCTTGAAAGGGGATCCCCTTCCTAGgtcttga
- the LOC18099346 gene encoding exocyst complex component EXO70E2: MGEYDAAVPELEGEENLIAAAKQIVRALGSKRNLTDDAKKILAELGTQLTTITTISENEVDEISDDEGRLNVNQEKIMIWDTDQSMIWDLGPNEANEYINSADEVRKLTEKLEAMCLKDDGEKELLRRAHDVLQIAMARLEEEFKHMLIQNRQPFEPEHMSFRSSEEDAGSVASLGDESFEESQHRDSVSRNSEEYIVDLVHPYTIPELRCIANLMFISGYGHECSQAYVSVRRDALDEFLLILEIEKLSIEDVLRLEWGSLNSKIKRWVRTMKIFVRVYLASEKCLSEQIFGDLGTVNLVSFAEVSKASMLRLLNFGEAVSIGPHKPEKLFPILDMYEVLADLLPDIDSLYADEAGARVRIDCREVLRRLGDSVRAAFLEFENAISTSTSTNPIAGGGIHPLTKYVMNYLNALTGYRETLNFLLKDQDGEDTMSLSPDINPSTEEENARDGACDGSPLALHFRSVASILECNLDDKAKLYRDASLQHIFLMNNIHYMAQKVVNSNLQSILGDGWIRKHNWKFQQHEMNYERNTWSSILAILKEEGNSNSSRTLLKERFRNFYTAFEEVYRTQTAWSIPNGHLREDLRISTSLKVIQAYRTFVGRHTNQISDKHIKYSADDLQNYLLDLFEGSQRSLHNPHRRS, from the coding sequence ATGGGGGAGTATGACGCAGCGGTTCCTGAAttagaaggagaagaaaacttAATTGCTGCTGCAAAACAGATTGTGAGGGCACTAGGGTCAAAAAGGAACCTCACAGATGATGCGAAGAAGATCTTGGCAGAGCTTGGCACCCAATTGACTACCATAACCACCATCAGTGAAAATGAGGTTGATGAAATAAGTGATGATGAAGGCAGGCTAAATGTTAACCAGGAGAAGATTATGATCTGGGACACAGATCAGTCTATGATCTGGGACTTGGGTCCCAATGAAGCTAATGAGTATATAAATTCTGCTGATGAAGTACGAAAATTGACAGAAAAGCTGGAGGCTATGTGCTTGAAAGATGATGGAGAAAAGGAGCTGCTACGGAGGGCGCATGATGTTCTTCAAATCGCAATGGCAAGGCTTGAGGAAGAGTTTAAGCATATGCTCATTCAAAACAGGCAACCATTTGAGCCAGAGCATATGTCTTTTCGTTCAAGTGAAGAGGATGCTGGCTCAGTAGCTTCTCTTGGGGATGAATCATTCGAGGAATCTCAGCATAGAGATAGTGTTAGCAGAAATTCAGAGGAATATATTGTTGATTTAGTCCATCCTTACACGATTCCTGAGCTCAGATGCATTGCAAATTTGATGTTCATTTCTGGTTATGGTCATGAATGTTCCCAGGCATATGTTAGTGTTCGACGGGATGCCTTGGATGAGTTTCTCCTTATTCTTGAAATCGAGAAACTGAGCATTGAAGATGTGCTGAGATTGGAGTGGGGCAGCTTAAATTCCAAGATCAAGAGATGGGTTCGGACTATGAAGATCTTTGTGCGGGTCTATCTTGCTAGTGAGAAATGTCTATCTGAACAGATTTTTGGGGATCTGGGAACAGTTAATTTGGTTTCTTTTGCTGAGGTTTCAAAGGCTTCAATGCTGCGGCTTTTAAATTTTGGTGAAGCTGTATCTATTGGTCCCCATAAACCAGAAAAGCTGTTTCCTATACTTGATATGTATGAGGTCCTAGCAGATCTTCTTCCAGACATAGATTCCTTATATGCAGATGAGGCTGGTGCTCGTGTTAGAATTGACTGTCGAGAAGTTCTAAGGAGATTGGGGGACTCTGTAAGGGCAGCATTTCTCGAATTTGAAAATGCTATTTCAACAAGCACCTCAACAAACCCTATTGCAGGAGGTGGAATTCATCCCCTCACCAAGTATGTTATGAATTACCTCAATGCTCTCACTGGCTACCGGGAAActctcaattttctcctcaagGACCAAGATGGAGAGGATACCATGTCATTGTCCCCTGACATTAATCCATCTACAGAAGAAGAGAACGCTAGAGATGGTGCATGCGATGGTTCACCACTGGCGCTCCACTTCCGATCAGTTGCTTCAATTCTAGAATGCAATCTTGATGACAAGGCCAAGCTATATAGAGATGCTTCTTTGCAGCACATATTCTTGATGAACAACATTCATTACATGGCTCAAAAAGTTGTGAATTCGAATCTTCAGTCTATACTTGGAGATGGGTGGATTCGAAAGCACAACTGGAAATTCCAGCAGCATGAGATGAACTATGAAAGAAATACCTGGAGTTCTATCCTCGCTATACTGAAGGAAGAGGGGAATTCCAATTCTTCAAGAACTCTTCTCAAGGAAAGGTTTCGGAATTTTTATACCGCTTTTGAGGAGGTTTACAGGACGCAGACAGCGTGGTCAATCCCAAATGGTCATCTACGAGAAGATTTGCGAATCTCAACATCCCTCAAGGTGATCCAAGCTTACCGGACATTTGTCGGAAGACATACAAATCAAATTAGTGACAAGCACATCAAGTACAGTGCAGATGATTTACAGAATTACTTGTTGGATCTCTTCGAGGGGTCTCAAAGATCATTGCACAATCCCCACAGGAGATCATAG
- the LOC18099347 gene encoding exocyst complex component EXO70E2, translating to MGDPDMVIPGLEGEGNLIAAAKQTMMALRSAKDLTDDEMEILGDLHTQLTTTITIGERKADEKNKIEKRLNVIQEEIMSWERYWPMIWDSHLDQATAYLNAAGEVRELNERLETLCRNDDSKKKMLQRAQKVLQLAMKRLEVVFKHMLVENRQPFEPNHASFFSSAADRVSKISPGDYLVENSDDGCIFNRNSEEFIIDLVQYDAISELRRIANLMFISGYGDECSLAYISLRRDAWNEYLFNLEKEKPRIEDVLFSKWDSFKSELDSIKSKNKRWIQNMKIFVRVYLASEKWLSGQVFGELRTVNLVSLPGDLILLLLKYFGKDTSIHPLNPEKLFHNLDIYEILAGLHPNIDSLYSDKDISRVRVNSDEVLRGLADSVRRTLHEFQNYIVTYMTRDSFANIPSEGIHPLTKYVLKYISTLADYSETLNFLLKDYDGEDPMLASPCKSSDVEEESGGTCDFSPIAHSFRSNASILKWLYSGSPMSSAMQEESISGDTSNFSPIAFQLGSDASFLKWLSNCFLLSSATEEESINGGTCDISPVALYFRVVASILEYELYNRAKSFKDASLQHIFLMNNRHYVAEKVKNSKLQFILGEEWRREHTKKFQQLVLNYERITWNPIHNILNDEGSDSNFVSKALLRERLRSFYLAFEEVCRTQTTCSIPDTQLREDLRNSAPLKVIHAYKKFVELHANHVSSKLISSKLIKYSNLQNRLLHLFEGSKLG from the coding sequence ATGGGGGACCCTGACATGGTGATTCCAGGATTAGAAGGGGAAGGAAACCTTATTGCTGCGGCGAAGCAAACTATGATGGCATTAAGATCGGCGAAAGATCTTACAGATGACGAGATGGAGATTTTGGGAGACCTTCATACCCAATTAACCACCACAATCACAATCGGCGAAAGAAAGGCtgatgaaaaaaacaagattgaAAAAAGGCTAAATGTTATTCAGGAGGAGATTATGAGTTGGGAAAGATATTGGCCTATGATCTGGGACTCGCATCTTGATCAAGCTACTGCGTATCTGAATGCTGCTGGCGAAGTCCGAGAGCTGAATGAAAGACTGGAGACTTTGTGTCGGAATGATGACAGCAAAAAGAAGATGCTACAGAGGGCTCAAAAAGTTCTTCAACTGGCAATGAAAAGGCTTGAGGTGGTGTTCAAGCACATGCTTGTTGAAAACAGACAACCCTTTGAGCCAAACCATGCTTCTTTTTTCTCAAGTGCTGCCGATAGAGTCTCAAAAATCTCTCCTGGGGATTACTTGGTTGAGAACTCAGATGATGGATGTATTTTTAACAGAAATTCAGAGGAGTTCATCATTGATTTGGTTCAATATGATGCCATTTCTGAGCTCAGACGAATTGCAAATTTGATGTTCATTTCTGGTTATGGTGATGAATGTTCTCTGGCATATATTAGCCTTCGAAGAGATGCCTGGAATGAGTATCTCTTCAATCTTGAAAAGGAGAAACCGAGAATTGAAGATGTGCTATTCTCGAAGTGGGACAGCTTCAAATCAGAGTTGGACAGCATAAAATCGAAGAACAAGAGATGGATTCAGAATATGAAGATCTTTGTACGTGTCTATCTTGCTAGTGAGAAATGGCTCTCTGGACAGGTTTTTGGGGAACTCAGAACGGTTAATTTGGTTTCTTTGCCTGGGGATTTAATCTTGCTGCTATTGAAGTATTTTGGGAAAGACACATCTATTCACCCCTTAAATCCAGAAAAACTGTTCCATAATCTTGACATATACGAGATCCTGGCTGGTCTTCATCCAAATATAGATTCTTTGTATTCTGACAAGGATATTTCTCGAGTTAGAGTTAACAGTGATGAGGTTCTAAGGGGATTGGCTGACTCTGTGAGGCGAACACTTCATGAATTTCAGAATTACATTGTTACATACATGACGAGAGATTCTTTTGCGAACATTCCATCTGAAGGAATTCACCCTCTCACCAAATATGTATTGAAGTACATCAGTACTCTCGCTGACTACAGCGAGACCCTTAATTTTCTCCTCAAGGACTATGATGGGGAAGATCCCATGTTAGCATCCCCTTGCAAGAGTTCAGATGTGGAAGAAGAGAGTGGAGGCACATGCGACTTTTCCCCAATCGCTCACTCCTTTCGATCAAATGCCTCAATTCTAAAATGGCTTTACAGTGGCTCCCCGATGAGTTCAGCTATGCAAGAAGAGAGCATAAGTGGAGATACATCCAACTTTTCCCCAATTGCTTTCCAACTGGGATCGGATGCTTCATTTCTAAAATGGCTATCCAATTGCTTCCTGCTAAGTTCGGCTACAGAGGAAGAGAGCATAAATGGAGGCACATGCGACATTTCCCCAGTGGCTCTCTACTTTCGAGTGGTTGCTTCCATTTTAGAATACGAGCTCTACAACAGGGCCAAGTCATTTAAAGATGCTTCTTTACAGCACATATTCTTGATGAACAACAGACATTACGTGGCTGAAAAGGTGAAGAATTCAAAACTTCAGTTCATACTTGGAGAGGAATGGAGACGAGAGCACACCAAGAAATTCCAACAGCTTGTGTTGAACTATGAGAGAATTACTTGGAATCCAATCCACAATATACTGAATGACGAGGGGTCCGATTCAAATTTTGTCTCGAAAGCTCTTCTCCGGGAAAGGTTGCGAAGCTTTTATCTTGCTTTTGAAGAGGTTTGCAGGACCCAAACAACATGTTCTATCCCTGATACTCAACTTCGAGAAGATTTACGCAATTCAGCTCCCCTCAAAGTGATCCATGCATATAAGAAATTTGTTGAACTACATGCCAATCACGTAAGTAGTAAACTCATAAGTAGCAAGCTCATTAAGTACAGCAATTTACAAAATCGCTTATTGCATCTCTTTGAAGGCTCAAAATTAGGATAA
- the LOC7467896 gene encoding exocyst complex component EXO70E2, with protein sequence MVIIDAAKQIMMALRSRKNLTDDEKEILGDLHTQLTTAIAISEKEVDEINKIEERLNVIQGKVMCWERYWPMIWDSGLDEATEYLNAADEARQVTKKLEILCMTEDRKKEMLQRARNLLQISMGRLQEEFKHMLTKNRQPFEPKHVPVVSIAVNAVSKISLDNKLVRDLKLRKIINRNSKEFTINLVQYDVIPELRRIANVMSISGYANECSLAYISIQRSALDECLRILEREKLRTEDVLKLDQVSLKSKIKRRIQTMKMFMRVYLASDKRLSEQIFGELGTVNLVSFTEPLVLQLLTYFGEAISTGPGNPGKLFHLLDMYEVLAGLLPYLDSLYSDKAISQVIVDGDMVLRGLADSVRKTLDEFEDSIMTYTMTEPFGAEGIHPLTKNVMNYISALTGYHETLDFLLNDHCGEHPMPAPSCMSSGVEEENLSGGTCDFSPIARHSLSNDSILKWLSNGSSMSPSTKGDSISGGTCNLSPLALHFRAFSCILEYKLYNKAKLFKDASLKHIFLMNNIHYMAQKIKYSELQFILGAEWIQEHDWEFQQHVRNYTTVTWSPVLSLLKDEGNTNSYAVSKVHVEEKLRSFYLAFEEVCGAQTACFIPDDQLREDLRNSTSLKVIRAYQKFVERHTDHVSDKHIKYSDDYLQNRLLQLFEGSQLKIMA encoded by the coding sequence ATGGTGATCATTGATGCGGCGAAACAGATTATGATGGCATTAAGGTCAAGAAAGAATCTTACAGATGATGAGAAGGAGATTCTGGGAGACCTTCATACCCAATTAACCACTGCAATAGCAATCAGCGAAAAAGAGGTTGATGAAATAAACAAGATTGAAGAAAGGCTAAATGTTATTCAGGGGAAGGTTATGTGTTGGGAAAGATATTGGCCTATGATCTGGGACTCGGGTCTTGATGAAGCTACTGAGTATCTAAATGCCGCTGACGAAGCCCGACAGGTGACTAAAAAACTGGAAATCTTGTGTATGACTGAAGATAGAAAAAAGGAGATGCTTCAGAGGGCTCGAAATCTTCTTCAAATCTCAATGGGAAGGCTTCAGGAGGAGTTCAAGCACATGCTTACTAAAAATAGACAACCCTTTGAGCCAAAACATGTGCCTGTTGTTTCAATTGCCGTCAATGCAGTCTCAAAAATCTCTCTTGACAATAAACTGGTTAGGGATTTGAAGCtaagaaaaatcattaacagAAATTCAAAGGAATTCACCATTAATTTGGTTCAATACGATGTTATCCCTGAGCTCAGACGTATTGCGAATGTGATGTCCATTTCTGGTTATGCTAATGAATGTTCTCTGGCATATATTAGCATTCAAAGGAGCGCTTTGGATGAATGTCTCCGCATTCTTGAAAGGGAGAAACTGAGAACTGAAGATGTGCTGAAACTGGATCAGGTAAGCTTAAAATCGAAGATCAAGAGAAGGATCCAGACTATGAAGATGTTTATGCGTGTCTATCTTGCTAGTGATAAACGGCTCTCTGAACAGATTTTCGGGGAACTTGGAACTGttaatttggtttcatttaCTGAGCCTTTAGTGCTTCAGCTATTGACCTATTTTGGCGAAGCCATATCTACTGGTCCCGGAAATCCAGGAAAGTTGTTCCATTTACTAGACATGTATGAGGTCCTGGCAGGTCTTCTCCCATATTTAGATTCTTTGTACTCTGACAAAGCTATTTCTCAAGTAATAGTGGACGGTGATATGGTTCTAAGGGGATTGGCTGATTCTGTAAGGAAAACACTTGATGAGTTTGAGGATTCCATTATGACATACACAATGACAGAGCCTTTTGGAGCTGAAGGAATTCACCCACTCACAAAAAATGTCATGAATTACATCAGTGCTCTCACAGGCTACCACGAGACACTTGATTTTCTCCTCAATGACCATTGTGGAGAACACCCCATGCCAGCACCCTCTTGCATGAGTTCAGGTGTGGAAGAAGAGAACTTAAGTGGAGGCACATGCGATTTTTCCCCAATCGCTCGGCACTCTTTGTCGAATGATTCAATTCTAAAATGGCTCAGCAATGGCTCCTCGATGAGTCCATCTACTAAAGGAGATAGCATAAGTGGAGGTACATGCAATCTATCCCCACTGGCTCTGCACTTTCGAGCATTTTCTTGTATTCTAGAATACAAGCTCTACAACAAGGCCAAGTTATTTAAAGATGCTTCTTTGAAGCACATATTCTTGATGAACAATATACATTACATGGCTCAAAAGATTAAGTATTCAGAACTTCAGTTTATACTAGGAGCGGAGTGGATTCAAGAGCACGACTGGGAATTCCAACAGCATGTGAGGAACTATACGACAGTTACTTGGAGTCCAGTCCTCTCTTTATTGAAGGATGAGGGGAATACCAATTCGTATGCTGTCTCGAAAGTCCATGTGGAGGAAAAGCTTCGGAGCTTTTATCTTGCTTTTGAAGAGGTCTGTGGGGCTCAGACAGCATGTTTTATCCCTGATGACCAGCTTCGTGAAGATTTACGAAATTCGACTTCCCTCAAAGTGATCCGTGCATATCAGAAATTTGTTGAACGACATACTGATCACGTAAGCGACAAGCACATTAAGTACAGTGATGATTATTTACAGAATCGCTTGTTGCAACTCTTCGAGGGATCCCAACTTAAGATCATGGCATAA